GCATAACACACCAAAGCAGTGATACTGTTTCCTTTTTATACTTTTGCTCCTCGCAAATTGAACAACACAAACGTCTGATATTTTGTACCCTTATTTGAGTTTAGTTCTATTCTCAAAACAGTTTAAATTTCCATAATAGAAAATAatgatgtgtgtatgtgtgtgtcagagGGTTTTCGAGTGGTGCATTTTTACTATCAATATGAAGGATTCACATTAGATAACCTTTGTAAACCTgaccaaatacatggaagaacAGAATTACTGTTAGTCTAAAAATGGTTAAAAGATGCCTCATTATTAATAggggagatataaatgttattgTCCTTTCTAATCTTTCTCCTAACCTGATCAGAATAGTTCAGGCTAAcctaatctcatcagaacttggaagttaagtagggtcatccctggctaatatttagatgagagatctccaaggaatacctggATCATGAtgaggaagcaggcaatggcaaaccatttctaaacatttttttctttgcGATAAAAACTCCACAGGGTTCCCAtaaagtcagttgtgacttctTGGCACTTTCAACCACTAGTATTCTTCCTCATGTCCATAGTTACAATCAAATAAGTGTAAATCAAGTAAGCATTGAAAATTACCATGTAACTTGTTTAGACACTTACTGAGATGATGTGGCCATCATTAATGAGCAGCCATTCTCTatgacattttattttttccatacTTTCTATGaaaatttgggtttttttaagagatGAATGTGGAGACATAGTTTCCTGAGAGCCACTTTGACTTCCTTGTTCTTCAAGCTGTAAATAAGAGGATTTAACAAGGGTATGAAGACAGTGTAGAAGAGTGACAGGAATTTTTCTGTATCAAAAGATTGACTTGACTTGGGCTTCAGATACACTGTCATTCCAGAGCCATAGAAAGACATCACCACTATGAGATGTGAGGAACATGTTGAGAAAGCCTTGCTCCTTCCCTCTACAGATGGCATCTTTAGAATGGTAGAAGCAATGCATATGTATGAAATGGAAATCAAAGCAAATGGGATTAATCCAAGAAATACTGCCTCCAGAAACAATATATGCTCATTTATAGAGGTGTTGCCACAGACTAGTTTGACCACAGCAGGAAAGTCACAAAAGAAATCGTTGATTTCATTGGAGTCACAGAAAGAAGAGGTGAACACCAGGACAGTTTGGCCAACTTGCATTGGGATTGCAgccatccaggaggatgcaaccAACCCAGAGCACACTGTATTACTCATAATGATGGTGTAGCGCAGTGGGTGACAAATGGCAACGTAGCGGTCATATGCCATGGCAGCCAAAAGAAAACATTCTGCTGCCCCTGTGATAAGGAAGACGTTCATTTGAAAGGCACAACTGAGGAATGAAATGGATTTATCCTCTGACAGCAGGTTTTCAAGCATTTTGGGGACAACAGTTGAGGTGTAGCATATCTCCAGAAAACTCAGGTTCCTGAGAAAGAAAAACATGGGGCTGTGGAGTGTCTGGTAGACCAATGTGACAATAATTATGAGAGCATTCCCACTGAGAACTGACAGATAGACAGTTAGGAAAACAGAGAAGAACAAACCCTCCAGTCCTGGCAAATCAGAGAATCCCAGCAACAGGAAATTATTTAATGTGCTTTGATTTCCTTTCATTTCTCAATCtggttaaaaagaaaagaaaagaagcaatAATTTAACAGCAACTCATGAAATGAGACATCTAGCAATTCTAAATTTAGTGCCATCAAACAGGAAGCACTATGTAACTGGACCATACTTGAAGTTTTATACATGATTGGGTTTTACAATGAATATCATCTACAGTGTAgcagaagcaaaaaagaaaaaaaagtcccATCTTCTGTTGACAATGATTGAAGCTGTGTTCACTCTTAGTTGGATATTGTACTATAGCAATTGTATGATGCTGGATTTCTCTGTGTAGGAAAGACAGCCAGGAGATGAAATTGCTACAGGGAAATAACAATGCAATATCCAAAGAAGTGTGGATACAGCTTATATTTAAGATGAGGACTAcgtattattttattttgttacttCTTTCTGTTATAGCTTGCTGTTCTCCCAAGGGGAGATAGCAGTTCAGGttgttctgttctccatttttaccttcacaataaccctgtgaggtaggttaggctgagaatatgtgactgaCTCACtcagcaagctcccatggcagagtgggaattctaACCTGGTCCTCCAAGATCATAGTCTGACACGCTCACAACTACACAGCACTGGCTGTCTTCGTGAGCTTACTCTAGATCCAATGAGCTTAAATGAGACTGATGCTAGCTGAATGTTAGAAGAAAAAATCAGGTAATGAGAATACATAAGGCAAAGAAACCAATTACCAAGGGGAAGGGTGGATTATCTTTTCATCAGGCTTTTTCCATACCTGCAGAACTGCTAGTAACAGCTATGATAGAGGCAGACGCACTAGGGAGCTGACAGATGTTGAACCTCTGCCAAGCATACAGCTCTGAAAGGTGCAACAGTTATGTGGGAACAAGAAAAATAGagacaacaaccctgcaaaagAGATGCATTGCATTACATGAGCACTGAGCAGGGAATCTGTTCAGCTTTACCATGAGGTGAACTGCAGATAGACTACCATGAGGGAAAAACAATACCCCCCCCTCTTTATTTTAAGACTAGGACTTTACTGTCCCTGTTTTGTTCACTTGCTTTCCTCCATGCTTCTGCTATTATTTTTCCTTCCCATCAATCATTACAAGTGAGGCAGAGGAGAAAGAACAGACCTGTCAATGAAAATGGAAAGAGTGGCTGTAGCCAAAAGTAAAAGCCAGAAAGGGACTTCCGGGATCCGTCATCTTGGCGTCAGAGCTGCCGCAGATCTCTCTCTGTGGCATCTCTGAGTCTGGTCGTTGACACCCCCACAGGGAAGGCCTGGAGGGCTTTCTCTAGGCATGGGAACCCCACGGTGGGGAGGGGGCCAGTGGCAACTGCCCCCTATACTTGTCGTGCATCCTGAGGCTCTGCGGCTATGAAAGCTGcttatcagcagaaaaagaagaactcccgattgcttttatgctttctttttctccagtacaGTTTCAAATAAACATATTTCCACTTCTAAAGCGATGATTCTACTTAAGAAGTAGGTGTTTTTTCCTAAATTTACCCCCTGATGGGTCACTTTGCATAACTACAAAAGACTAGCTCACGGATTATTGCAAGCGGCCTCGGATCGACAGGAGTAGTTTTAACCttttgaattggactgaatataaGTACTGAAATTGACCCGAactttaattggatatatattacagagattatcaagaatttgcaatatgatttgaacacaaaggagatatacaagaaaaaaaagaactCTGTCTCTTTTATCTGACTCTAACTGAAAGAATTTCTTCAACAGGAGGGAAGTGAAAATACAATCTGACTTGAGAGACTGActtttgaaagtataacctgaaTATGGCACTTTTTAATGAAATGGCTCATGAAAAAGATATTTGCTCAAATCTCAGATCTTTAAAGGAAGATTTTATTTCACTTATGCAGCTTCTTGGAGATTACTTTATGCTCATTGCTAATGATTTGAGCGAAGAAGATCCTACAACTAATGAAATAGCTAATCTACAGGAGTTCAGCATTAAAGAGAGCGAATTGATGAAAGCAGAAGGGGAAATTGTTATGCGAAACAAacaaaggcaaaagaagatggtCTCTTATGACGGACTTTCAAAACCACTCAAGCGGAGAAGGGAAAATGGCAATGAATTCTTCTTCCTGTGGTTGGGGGGGCAGGACATACTGAGAAGAGTAAAGCTGCACTTCAAGCAACACATCTGGATTAGGAAAGCGATCCGTAAAAAGGTTTTTGGTTTTTCCatttctgctttggtgaatggctgaataaagaactctgactaagaagtgaaaGATGTTACTTAAAAGACAAGCTGTGGACAAAGGGGCTGCCTCAGATACAATTTGGGTGTAGAAAGCAAAGGAACTtaaaggggtttttaaaaagtttttgggAAAGAAGGACTTTGGAATTTTGGGTTTCCCTTTCGtcttttttcctttgttttttctcctttctctctttctgctgaATAAGCAAATACGTAATTAATACAGATGTTAAAATTTAAAAGATtaagagagatcttgaagaaaTAATGTTAATGAGGTTTATTAGCATAACTCTTTAGATAGTAGATCTACTCACATTTTGCATATTTAGGGAGACTGCTTCTAATGATGTGAGAATAGGATCAAGGGTGAAAAGCCAGATAGTATAAAGGTTGCAGAATTTGATAGTTTTCGTAATATGGTAGATTTGCTACTAATATGTTAGCAGGAGAAATAGTTTAGATGGAGATAGACagttgtatttgatgtatcttatgtaatttgctatgaacaaataaataattttaagtgTTCCTTTTAATCAGGTTTTTGCTAAATCAATAAACTAATCTGTGCCTATTATAGGTTTAAGTTAAATCAGGAAATCTGACGTTGAGACAGTCTTATAAGAATTTTTTTATGAACTGGTTATacttaatttgtgtttaagaagattTGTTTGGTCTAatattgctttactagtttattatGAGAATtacttttttcccctttataTTGGTGAGAGAAGATAAGAAGTAAtacttaaggagatttttatacttgtaggtaggaaGATTTGAGTAATATcttgggaggtggaattatatTTGTACTGGCTTCTGTTTCTTTTTGTCCCACTCTTTAAagtttccttttctctcttttcccctcttttatgtatcatctgcaatgcttctttattgtagtttaaatcaataaaactttttaaaaactcaaaaatCAAAAGCCAACAATCAAAGGATATAAGTGGAATTGCTTTGCAGTTTGTGTTTGAAGACAGAGGGGAAAATTCTGTCAAGAGACCAGGGTGAATTTTTTTAACAAGGAAATTCTCTATTAGCAACTAGAAGTATGCAGTTTAATTTGGCTGTTTTATTACAGCAGCATTTCATcttgagagaaagacagagagagcacAGCTTTGTTGTGAAACACTATTTGTAAGTCACGTTTCTGTCCACATGGAAGTTAGGAAAGATCCATGGCCTTTCCAGGTCTCTGCCTTGTGAGTCTCAGCTTTCCCTTACTCCTATATATCTGGGAATATCTCTGGAAATATCTCCTCCGCCAACATAGTCTCTAAGAGGGTAGCTTGCTGAAGGACTGGTACTCTGGCATTCTGAATTGTGATGGGCCTTAAAAAATCATCCTAGATTCTAAATATTTGGCTTCACTGCCATCAGATGCCATGCGGGCTAGACCTAGAGTCACCACCTGTGGAGGACTTGAAGGGAGGAGACTCAGAGGAATTGAGGGGTAAGGACAGGCACAACAGTGATTTTGTGCTGTAAGTGTCATCACACACTAGTATGATATTGACACCTTCCAATTCCCCCCGTCCCAGAGTCCTGTGCTGTGGGAGCACTGCCTAATCACTTAGACGTTTCCTGCTGTAATAGGAAACCTCCACATCTGCAAACTTTGGTAATGGAAGGATCCTCTagttccccttcctttccttctgcttGAATTCAGAAATTGGAGTACTATCAGACAAACATAAAACAGTTCAATAATATGATAAAAGCACATACATGGCCCTCATACACAGAAATCTGAGATCTAAAGAATGGTGATAATATACAATACTTTAACCCTGCTCTAAAACTTATCCATAACAATGGTTAAACTCAGGACCGACACATTTCAGTTTACTGAAGACAATAGATTCCAAATGATTTGAAAGTGTGATAGATGAAGAAATATAAGTAGGGAGTAGCAGGTCTGTCTAAGAATCAAGTAGAGCAATTAAAGTCtttagggtcgttttcgcactcaccttcagccggcgcgacccccctcttcaccgcgcaggatctgcgcgaatTTCGCACTAAacactgcggagcagccagaaaagccggaagctcccgtcgcaaaagccgcgcaaacgccaaactgctttttggcggtttcagtttgagcggcttttgcgccgggagcttccggcttttctggctgctccgccggctgaaggtgagtgcgaaaacgacctaggaGTTCTATTTCTAGAGTATTTCTCTTGGAAGGTGCATTTGAACTTTATTATAAGAACAGCCATGAGTACTGGGAAAGCTATTTTGAGATTTTATTATTCCTTTTAAGGCCAATATGTTCCTGCAGCAGTTAAAGCATTTGATGCTAAAGTTTCTGGTCAGTTTTTATATGCTGTAGGGGTTTGGATTAGTGTGGTAACGGGTAATATTAATGGGCCATTGCTAAGATTTTTACACAATATACTGGGAACTTTGAGATGTGTGACAGGAATAGCTTTGAGACCCCAGATTGGGGATATGACTTTTGAAGCAAAAGCTTGGTTGTAAGCATTTAATCTGAAAACTAGGATGTTGAATTTGAATTTAGAATCAGGTCTTCATGGATTAGTTATGCTAGATCATCATTATGAGTGACTGGGGAAATACATGGAATTTATATTTTTATGGCTGGTGATGATAGATACCAATGATATGATAGAAACTATGAGGAGTTGTGAATTGAGTCAAtcaattaaaagacatttgagGGATCTTGATTATAAGACTATGTTGGTTAGAGTCTGCAGAGAATGTTTAGCCTTCCCCCAAATTATGGTACTCTTCACACAATAGAAAATACTATCCATTTTAATTATCTCTTCCCAAGTATAGATGGGCATTTATGCTTGTTCATTTGAATGCTTGGCATTGGTGGCACGGTTAAGGTTTAAtggtatttctttctttctctaataGACTCTGTGGATAGGGTACTAATGAAAGATTGTATagatcatcagggctttttttgtagaaggaactcctttgcatattgggtcccacatccctgatgtggccaatcctcctgaagcttacagaaagccctgtactatgagccctggattaggaactaccagaagttcaaactggttttggagaggtagaggaactagagataaTATTGtaaacatttgctggattatggagaaagcacagaagTACCAGacaaatgtctatttctgcttcattaacTACACCAAAGCATTTGATtctgtggatcacaacaaactgtggcaagtccttaaagagatgggaataccagacctcacatgtctcctgagaaacctgtataagggtcaagaagcaactgtcagaacaggatatggaacaactggttTAGTTGTTGGTTTAGATTAgggaaaggagttcgacaaggatgtatattgtcaacctacttatttaatttatatacggagtacatcatgcagaatactagcctgaatgaagcacaagccagaattaagattgccgggaaaaacaacaacaacctcagatatgtggatgacaccactactggcagaaagtgaagaggacctaaagaacctcttgttgagggtgaaagaggagagtgcaaaagtaggcttgaaactcaatatcaaaaaactaagatcatggcatctggtcccatcatggcttggcaaatagaaagagaagacatggaagtagtgacagacttcacattcctgggatccaagatcacggCAGATggagactgtagccatgaaattaaaagaggcttgctccttgggaggacagctatggcaaacctagacagtataataaaaagtagagacatcaccctgccaacaagagTCTGTATGTCAAAGCAAttatattcccagtagtaatgtatggctgttagaattggaccataaggaaggctgagcacagaaaaatagatgcttttgagatgtggtgctggagaagacacttgagaatcccttggactgcaagaagatcaaatcagggAAACCGACCCTGACTGCTCCTTGGACagttagatgctgaagctgaagctcaaatactttggccaccaaatgagaaggaagcactcactgaagaagaccctgatgctgggaaaagacagaaggcaaaagaagaaggggaaagcaaaagatgagatggctggacagcattaacTAACGTGAATTTGaatggacttcagaggatggtggaagacaggaggacctgtgTGACTGggtccatgggatcacaaagaatttgactcgactgtgcaactgaacaacaacaaaagctcttgaatgattggctacatgtaaaggagttactgctacaaaaaagccctgtagaacaTATTTTGGACTCAGAATTTTCATATTTGAGGGCTGAACTGATTTTTTCTTTGCTTAAGGAAGACCCTATCTTTTTAGAAGCAAAGACTTCTTAGTTAGCAAAGTATTAAGATGAACAAGTAACTTTGTGGCTAAATTTTTGATGGTTGTAGTAAAAATACGTTGTAACTCAGATACTGTATCTTAAGCTTCTCTTTTAGTGTGTGATGGCTCATTGTTTATGACTTTTGTCACAAAGATAGTAATTGAGAAAAAAAAGTTTCATGCAACCATCAACTCAATCagacttctaaaaaaaaaaataaggtagtcccctgtggaagcaccagccgttttcgactctggggtgatgttgctttcaccacattttcacggcagactttttacgaggtggtttgccattgccttccccagtcatctacactttcctcccagcaagctgggtactcattttacctacctcggaaggatggaaggctgaatcagtctggagctggctacctgaaccagcagTTGCACCATCCTTGGGCTTCTTTCCTTCCCGACTCCATAAATCAATTCCCCAACAGTTGCTGCACAGGCATGTTTTGACCCGTGCCTCCCtccaattccctgcacatcttcctgatattgatttttaaaggtCAGAAAGGCATGAGGAAAATTGGAGAGAGATATGAGTCAAAATGTGTCCATGCTGAAACTGGTGAGGAATCCATTGTTTGAGCtgatgaaagcagaagcctgaggaCAGTGAGTGCTACTGTGGAAAAGGTCAAAGTGTGTACTCAGTAGGCAGAACTATATTTATACCACACTATAATGAAGTATCCTCTGATTCACAAAGTTGTATACATTTGTTAGTCTTTGAATTACTATAGGATTCTTCATTCTCTTAGGGGGTGGAACCTACCCCATCTTTCCCCTTCACTGAACAgtctat
The sequence above is a segment of the Heteronotia binoei isolate CCM8104 ecotype False Entrance Well chromosome 15, APGP_CSIRO_Hbin_v1, whole genome shotgun sequence genome. Coding sequences within it:
- the LOC132583548 gene encoding olfactory receptor 10AG1-like, whose amino-acid sequence is MKGNQSTLNNFLLLGFSDLPGLEGLFFSVFLTVYLSVLSGNALIIIVTLVYQTLHSPMFFFLRNLSFLEICYTSTVVPKMLENLLSEDKSISFLSCAFQMNVFLITGAAECFLLAAMAYDRYVAICHPLRYTIIMSNTVCSGLVASSWMAAIPMQVGQTVLVFTSSFCDSNEINDFFCDFPAVVKLVCGNTSINEHILFLEAVFLGLIPFALISISYICIASTILKMPSVEGRSKAFSTCSSHLIVVMSFYGSGMTVYLKPKSSQSFDTEKFLSLFYTVFIPLLNPLIYSLKNKEVKVALRKLCLHIHLLKKPKFS